From a single Rutidosis leptorrhynchoides isolate AG116_Rl617_1_P2 chromosome 5, CSIRO_AGI_Rlap_v1, whole genome shotgun sequence genomic region:
- the LOC139849518 gene encoding uncharacterized protein → MVKWEIELGEHEITFLPRHSVKGQVIADFLVELPSDMIKQGETTVTRRETDEFWELYTDGASSEEGADIGLLLVSPNGEEITYAIQLKFVASNNEAEYEALIAGLRLAKELTKALTNTFTVFEIKQIPRNRNKKADALSKLASLLYDHFTKKVMVEVLERKSTEEDTLMATIMTEEECWMTPL, encoded by the exons ATGGTGAAATGGGAAATAGAACTTGGTGAGCACGAAATCACCTTCCTCCCAAGACATTCAGTAAAGGGCCAAGTCATAGCCGACTTCTTGGTAGAGCTCCCATCCGACATGATCAAACAAGGAGAAACCACTGTTACAAGAAGGGAAACGGACGAATTCTGGGAACTATATACAGATGGAGCGTCAAGTGAGGAGGGAGCCGACATAGGCCTACTCCTCGTTTCCCCAAACGGAGAAGAAATAACCTACGCTATCCAGTTGAAGTTCGTCGCCTCAAACAACGAGGCCGAGTACGAAGCACTAATAGCCGGATTACGCTTGGCAAAAG AGCTTACGAAAGCATTAACCAACACCTTCACAGTATTTGAAATAAAGCAAATACCCCGTAACCGTAATAAGAAAGCAGATGCTTTGAGCAAGCTTGCCTCTCTGCTCTACGACCACTTCACCAAAAAGGTTATGGTTGAAGTACTGGAAAGAAAGTCAACCGAAGAGGATACTCTCATGGCAACAATCATGACGGAGGAAGAGTGCTGGATGACACCTTTATAA